The following are encoded together in the Drosophila sechellia strain sech25 chromosome 3R, ASM438219v1, whole genome shotgun sequence genome:
- the LOC6616834 gene encoding dynein light chain roadblock-type 1, translated as MNRILEKVIHQNGTIVDRILSEHTIGYVVSDNTANAVAETSFDNTSAQAILKHLHGLLVSTCQSVVRDIDPSNKLCFMRLATRKFEYLVAPEEYFTITVVQ; from the coding sequence ATGAATCGCATTCTCGAGAAGGTGATTCACCAGAATGGAACCATCGTGGATCGCATTCTATCGGAACATACTATTGGGTATGTGGTGTCCGATAACACAGCCAATGCGGTGGCCGAAACGTCCTTCGATAACACAAGTGCTCAGGCGATCCTGAAGCACTTACATGGACTCCTGGTGAGCACCTGCCAAAGCGTAGTCCGGGACATTGACCCGTCCAACAAACTCTGCTTCATGCGCCTGGCCACTCGCAAGTTCGAGTATCTCGTGGCCCCCGAGGAGTACTTCACTATTACCGTGGTTCAATAA